In Phaeobacter gallaeciensis DSM 26640, a genomic segment contains:
- a CDS encoding RluA family pseudouridine synthase produces the protein MARRRIEFVIAENPPKRLDKAVSRDVPEEATLSRTRLARLIEAGQVQVNGVVVSDPKAKVEADALIEITVEEAEDSHIGPEDIPLEVIYEDDDLIVINKPAGMVVHPAPGTPSGTLVNALLHHCGDNLSGVGGVKRPGIVHRIDKETSGLLVVAKSDVAHQGLAAQFEKHTVERYYRAICYGVPDANDPRLRGVKGTSFEPGNILKLTTQLARHKTDRQRQAVLFQGGRHAITRARIVDSYGTPPVVALIECWLETGRTHQIRVHMAHAGHGLVGDPVYGGKRKLAAKSLPEDTASAIQTFPRQALHAAVLGFLHPVTGDAMRFEAPLPEDMAHLLQKLGSAGA, from the coding sequence ATGGCCCGCCGCCGGATCGAGTTTGTCATTGCGGAAAACCCGCCTAAACGGCTTGATAAAGCGGTTTCGCGTGATGTGCCAGAGGAAGCCACCCTGTCGCGCACCCGACTGGCCCGCCTGATTGAGGCAGGGCAGGTACAGGTCAACGGTGTGGTTGTAAGCGACCCCAAGGCCAAGGTCGAGGCTGACGCGCTGATCGAGATCACCGTGGAGGAGGCCGAAGACAGCCACATAGGCCCCGAGGATATCCCGCTTGAGGTCATCTATGAAGATGACGATCTGATCGTCATAAACAAACCCGCAGGTATGGTGGTACATCCGGCGCCCGGCACGCCCTCCGGCACCTTGGTCAACGCGCTGTTGCATCACTGCGGTGATAATCTCTCCGGTGTGGGCGGTGTCAAACGTCCCGGCATTGTGCATCGCATCGACAAGGAGACCAGCGGCCTCCTGGTGGTGGCCAAATCCGATGTTGCCCATCAGGGGTTGGCGGCACAGTTTGAGAAACACACAGTGGAACGCTACTACCGCGCGATCTGCTACGGAGTGCCTGATGCCAACGATCCGCGCCTGCGGGGCGTCAAAGGCACCAGTTTCGAACCCGGCAACATCCTGAAACTCACCACCCAGTTGGCCCGTCACAAGACCGACCGCCAGCGGCAGGCGGTTCTGTTTCAGGGCGGGCGCCATGCCATAACCCGCGCGCGCATCGTCGACAGCTATGGCACACCGCCTGTGGTGGCCTTGATCGAATGCTGGCTGGAAACCGGGCGCACCCATCAGATTCGCGTGCATATGGCCCATGCGGGCCATGGGCTGGTCGGGGATCCGGTTTATGGCGGGAAGCGCAAACTGGCAGCGAAATCGCTGCCGGAAGACACCGCTTCTGCCATCCAGACCTTTCCGCGTCAGGCGCTGCATGCCGCGGTTCTGGGGTTTCTCCACCCGGTCACAGGCGACGCCATGCGGTTTGAGGCACCTTTGCCGGAAGACATGGCGCATTTGCTGCAAAAACTGGGAAGCGCGGGCGCATAA
- a CDS encoding DUF6476 family protein, producing the protein MTHPSETDNQSEPPQLVFLRRMVTTLTVIMICGFLVVLTLLVIRLSASGPNLPETVSLPDGVSARAVTFGDGWIAVVTDEDEILILNNLSGTIEQRVTIKPVAD; encoded by the coding sequence ATGACACATCCTTCTGAGACAGATAATCAAAGTGAACCGCCCCAGCTGGTGTTCCTGCGACGGATGGTGACCACATTGACGGTGATCATGATTTGCGGGTTCTTAGTGGTTCTGACACTGCTTGTCATCCGTTTGTCTGCATCCGGTCCTAACCTGCCGGAAACGGTGTCCCTGCCAGATGGGGTCAGCGCCCGCGCCGTGACCTTTGGCGACGGCTGGATTGCGGTGGTGACCGATGAGGATGAAATTCTGATCCTGAACAACCTAAGCGGCACAATCGAACAGCGCGTGACGATCAAGCCCGTCGCCGACTGA
- a CDS encoding DUF6324 family protein translates to MSINTERDIEANMQIGPTDAGMVRIFIEADGIEIPMDFDPEEATEIAEEIMAAAQAARSLNT, encoded by the coding sequence ATGAGCATCAACACAGAGCGCGACATCGAAGCCAATATGCAGATCGGCCCCACCGATGCTGGCATGGTGCGCATTTTCATCGAAGCGGACGGTATCGAGATCCCGATGGATTTCGACCCGGAAGAGGCCACTGAAATCGCCGAAGAGATCATGGCAGCCGCTCAGGCCGCGCGCAGCCTCAACACCTGA
- a CDS encoding MmcB family DNA repair protein, translating to MIHELTPGQRLARGVARHMAALGFVTVEEFVPVRGLRVDVMALGPKGELWVVECKSSRADFQSDSKWQGYLEWCDRYFWAVDLAFPNELLPDDSGLIIADDYDAEIIRMAPEQKLPAARRKKLIQKFAMDAASRLHRLRDPQPGAAGSWGI from the coding sequence ATGATACATGAACTCACTCCCGGACAGCGGCTTGCACGCGGTGTCGCACGCCATATGGCGGCGCTTGGCTTTGTTACGGTTGAGGAATTCGTCCCGGTGCGCGGCCTCCGGGTTGATGTTATGGCGCTTGGCCCCAAGGGGGAGCTGTGGGTCGTTGAATGCAAATCCAGCCGCGCCGATTTTCAGTCCGACAGCAAATGGCAGGGCTATCTGGAATGGTGTGACCGCTATTTCTGGGCCGTGGATCTGGCGTTCCCGAATGAGCTGTTGCCGGATGATAGCGGGCTGATCATTGCAGATGACTACGACGCGGAGATCATCCGCATGGCGCCGGAGCAGAAGCTGCCCGCCGCAAGACGCAAGAAGCTGATCCAGAAATTCGCCATGGATGCGGCCAGCCGCCTGCATCGGTTGCGTGATCCCCAGCCGGGTGCGGCTGGGAGCTGGGGTATCTGA
- the nusB gene encoding transcription antitermination factor NusB, producing the protein MTTSDSQGAARKGSDKHKMKSASRLYAVQALFQMEHSNLTFDKVIVEFEDHRFGAVYDGDEMAEGDSKSFRKLIEGAVNDQAKIDQMTDRALVAKWPIARIDPTLRALFRAAGAEFLSGKTPPKVVINEFVDIARAFFPEGKEPKFVNAVLDHMAREAAPEAF; encoded by the coding sequence ATGACCACTTCGGACAGCCAGGGCGCCGCTCGTAAGGGCAGTGACAAGCACAAGATGAAATCAGCGTCCCGGCTTTATGCCGTGCAGGCGCTGTTTCAGATGGAACATAGCAATCTGACCTTCGACAAGGTCATCGTCGAGTTTGAGGATCACCGGTTTGGTGCAGTCTATGACGGTGATGAAATGGCTGAGGGCGACTCCAAGAGCTTTCGCAAGCTGATCGAGGGCGCAGTCAACGACCAGGCCAAGATTGACCAGATGACCGACCGTGCGCTGGTGGCCAAATGGCCGATTGCCCGGATCGACCCTACGCTGCGTGCCCTGTTCCGTGCCGCTGGTGCGGAGTTTCTGTCGGGTAAAACCCCGCCCAAGGTGGTGATCAACGAGTTTGTCGATATTGCACGTGCCTTCTTCCCGGAGGGCAAAGAGCCGAAATTCGTGAACGCTGTGCTGGACCACATGGCCCGCGAGGCAGCGCCTGAAGCCTTTTGA
- a CDS encoding 6,7-dimethyl-8-ribityllumazine synthase, producing MAAHESHYTLDRPTFDKPVKLLIVVAPYYKDIADNLVAGAQAEIEAAGGTCELIEVPGALEVPTAIAIADRSSNFDGYVALGCVIRGETTHYETVCNDSSRAIQLMGLQGLCIGNGILTVENRKQAEVRADTKDQNKGGGAAAAALHLIALTRKWGAQTKGVGFKAPSEAIRLADSDNGPTTA from the coding sequence ATGGCTGCACATGAATCCCACTACACACTTGACCGCCCGACCTTCGACAAACCGGTCAAGCTGCTCATCGTCGTAGCCCCCTACTACAAGGACATCGCCGACAATCTGGTCGCCGGGGCGCAGGCAGAAATCGAGGCCGCAGGCGGCACCTGCGAGTTGATCGAGGTGCCCGGTGCGTTGGAAGTGCCTACGGCCATTGCAATCGCCGATCGCAGTTCGAACTTTGATGGCTATGTGGCGTTGGGCTGCGTGATCCGGGGCGAAACCACCCATTATGAGACCGTCTGCAATGACAGCAGCCGGGCCATCCAACTGATGGGTTTGCAGGGGCTGTGCATCGGCAATGGCATCCTGACCGTGGAAAATCGCAAACAGGCAGAGGTCCGCGCAGATACCAAGGATCAGAACAAGGGGGGTGGCGCTGCGGCTGCGGCCTTGCATCTGATCGCGCTGACGCGTAAATGGGGCGCCCAAACCAAGGGAGTCGGCTTCAAGGCCCCTTCCGAGGCCATCAGACTGGCCGACTCAGATAATGGACCCACCACCGCATGA
- the ribB gene encoding 3,4-dihydroxy-2-butanone-4-phosphate synthase, which yields MSFETPGPIEAQLRDAISPIEEIIEEARQGRMFILVDHEDRENEGDLVIAAEFADAAAINFMATHGRGLICLPMTAERVDTLGLPMMAVNNSSRHETAFTVSIEAREGVSTGISAADRALTVAEAINEDNTMASLATPGHVFPLRAKRGGVLVRAGHTEAAVDISRLAGLNPSGVICEIMNDDGTMSRLPELVTFGKTHGLKIGTISDLIAYRARNDNLVVETSRETVTAEIGGDWQMRIFTDQTHGIEHVVMIKGDITTPEPVLTRTHALHEATDLLGLGPKSARQLPRAMELIAAEGRGVVCLFREPRSALYAQDDEGPRTIKQTGLGAQILSKMGLQELVLLTDSPSTTYVGLDAYGLTIVGTKPLLKDA from the coding sequence ATGAGCTTTGAAACACCGGGGCCGATTGAAGCCCAGCTGCGCGATGCAATCAGCCCTATTGAAGAGATCATCGAAGAGGCCCGCCAGGGGCGGATGTTCATCCTCGTGGATCACGAGGATCGTGAAAATGAAGGTGATCTGGTCATCGCAGCTGAATTTGCCGATGCGGCTGCAATCAACTTTATGGCGACCCATGGGCGGGGTCTGATTTGCTTGCCGATGACCGCAGAGCGGGTTGATACCCTGGGGCTGCCCATGATGGCTGTGAACAACTCTTCACGTCATGAGACGGCCTTCACCGTGTCGATTGAAGCGCGCGAAGGCGTCTCGACCGGGATTTCGGCAGCTGATCGCGCCCTCACCGTGGCAGAGGCCATCAATGAAGATAATACAATGGCATCGCTGGCCACACCGGGCCATGTCTTTCCGCTGCGGGCCAAGCGGGGCGGGGTCCTGGTGCGGGCAGGCCATACCGAGGCTGCGGTTGATATCTCGCGGCTTGCTGGGCTGAACCCGTCTGGGGTGATCTGTGAAATTATGAACGACGATGGCACCATGTCACGCCTGCCGGAGCTGGTCACCTTTGGCAAGACACATGGGCTGAAGATTGGCACGATCAGTGATCTGATCGCTTACCGTGCGCGCAATGACAATCTGGTGGTGGAAACCTCGCGCGAAACTGTGACGGCCGAGATTGGTGGTGATTGGCAGATGCGGATCTTTACCGATCAGACCCATGGCATCGAACATGTGGTGATGATCAAGGGCGATATCACCACGCCGGAGCCTGTGCTGACCCGCACCCACGCGCTGCATGAGGCGACCGATCTGCTGGGGCTGGGTCCCAAGTCGGCCCGCCAGTTGCCCCGCGCGATGGAGTTGATCGCCGCGGAAGGGCGCGGCGTGGTCTGCCTGTTCCGCGAGCCGCGCAGCGCGCTCTATGCGCAGGATGACGAAGGTCCGCGCACCATCAAACAGACCGGTCTGGGCGCGCAGATCCTCTCGAAAATGGGGCTGCAGGAGCTCGTGCTGCTGACAGATTCGCCCTCCACCACCTATGTTGGGTTGGATGCCTATGGGCTGACCATTGTTGGCACCAAACCTCTGCTGAAGGACGCTTGA
- a CDS encoding riboflavin synthase has translation MFTGIVTDIGIITELEQQGDLRARIKTGYDTATIDIGASIASDGVCLTVIALGDDWYDVQISAETVSKTNIGGNGWAVGKRVNLERALKVGDELGGHIVSGHVDGVAEVVDIREEGDSTRVTLRAPQDLARFIAPKGSVALNGTSLTVNDVQGCDFGINFIPHTKEVTTWGDVAVGDAVNLEIDTLARYVARLNDVG, from the coding sequence ATGTTCACAGGCATCGTCACCGATATCGGCATCATCACCGAGCTGGAGCAGCAGGGCGACCTGCGGGCGCGGATTAAGACCGGTTATGATACCGCGACCATCGATATTGGCGCCTCCATTGCCTCCGACGGCGTCTGCCTGACAGTGATCGCACTGGGGGACGATTGGTATGACGTGCAGATCTCGGCCGAGACCGTGTCCAAGACCAATATCGGCGGCAATGGCTGGGCCGTTGGCAAGCGGGTCAATCTGGAACGTGCGCTAAAGGTTGGCGATGAGCTTGGGGGCCATATTGTATCGGGCCACGTCGATGGCGTCGCCGAAGTGGTAGATATTCGTGAGGAGGGTGACAGCACCCGTGTCACCCTGCGCGCGCCACAGGATTTGGCACGCTTCATCGCACCAAAAGGGTCGGTTGCGCTCAACGGGACCTCGCTGACGGTGAATGATGTGCAGGGCTGTGATTTCGGCATCAATTTCATCCCGCACACCAAAGAGGTTACAACCTGGGGGGATGTTGCGGTTGGTGATGCGGTAAATCTGGAGATCGACACATTGGCCCGCTACGTCGCGCGGTTGAATGACGTCGGCTAG
- a CDS encoding capsule biosynthesis protein, translated as MHKTDDPQRAFLFLQGPHGPFFASLAEMLQAAGCAVWRVGFNAGDQAFWRDKTSYLPYRGTPEDWPAHLEQVLGDRQITDLVLYGDTRPIHATAVSAARARGIRVHVFEEGYLRPYWVTYEREGSNGHSRLMDMPVTQMTAALALSDMEAPLPPSHWGDTRQHVFYGAVYHGFVMLLNRGYRQFRPHRALPVTREFQLYLRRLLLMPFQALERRRATRRIRNGGFPYHLALLQLEHDSAFQEHSPFASLTDFLTEVFQGFAEGAPRHHHLVVKAHPLEDGRVPIRRTVRQLAKRYGLEHRVHYVRGGKLAALLNEARTAVTVNSTAGQQVLWRGIPLKVFGKAVYDKPEFVSTQPLADFFAAPARPDNRAYKDYRRYLLETSQLPGGFYSRKGRRQLLRQVVDMMLAAEDPYQALMQGTAAPRQQLRVVS; from the coding sequence ATGCACAAGACCGACGATCCACAGCGCGCTTTCCTGTTTCTGCAAGGGCCCCACGGGCCGTTCTTTGCCAGCCTGGCAGAGATGCTGCAGGCGGCTGGCTGTGCTGTCTGGCGCGTCGGCTTCAACGCCGGCGACCAGGCATTCTGGCGCGACAAGACCAGCTACCTGCCCTATCGCGGCACACCGGAGGACTGGCCTGCACATCTCGAACAGGTGCTGGGGGATCGTCAGATTACCGATTTGGTGCTTTACGGCGACACCCGACCGATCCACGCGACAGCTGTGTCCGCAGCGCGCGCGCGCGGAATCCGGGTGCATGTGTTTGAGGAAGGCTACCTGCGGCCGTACTGGGTCACTTATGAACGGGAAGGCTCCAACGGGCATTCTCGGCTGATGGACATGCCGGTCACGCAGATGACTGCGGCCCTTGCCCTGTCCGACATGGAGGCCCCGCTGCCACCATCCCATTGGGGCGATACCCGGCAGCATGTCTTCTACGGTGCAGTCTATCATGGCTTTGTCATGCTGCTCAATCGTGGCTACCGCCAGTTCCGCCCCCATCGCGCGCTACCGGTCACCCGCGAATTTCAACTTTATCTGCGCCGCCTGCTGCTGATGCCATTTCAGGCGCTTGAGCGTCGACGCGCCACAAGACGCATCCGCAACGGCGGCTTCCCTTATCACCTGGCCCTTCTACAATTGGAACATGACAGCGCCTTTCAGGAGCATTCGCCATTTGCCAGCCTGACGGACTTCCTGACCGAAGTGTTTCAAGGTTTCGCCGAGGGCGCACCACGTCATCACCACCTCGTCGTCAAGGCGCATCCGCTTGAGGACGGCCGGGTTCCGATCCGGCGCACTGTCCGTCAGCTCGCCAAACGCTATGGGCTGGAACATCGCGTGCATTACGTCCGCGGCGGCAAACTGGCCGCCCTGCTGAACGAGGCCCGCACGGCCGTTACTGTGAATTCAACCGCAGGTCAGCAGGTGCTCTGGCGCGGCATCCCGCTGAAGGTGTTCGGCAAGGCTGTCTATGACAAGCCAGAGTTTGTTTCGACCCAGCCGCTGGCGGACTTCTTTGCCGCACCCGCAAGACCGGACAACCGCGCCTACAAGGACTATCGCCGCTATCTTCTGGAAACCTCGCAACTCCCCGGTGGCTTCTATTCCCGCAAGGGTCGCCGCCAATTGCTGCGGCAGGTGGTAGATATGATGCTCGCGGCAGAAGACCCCTATCAGGCGCTGATGCAGGGGACAGCGGCACCGCGGCAACAGTTGCGTGTGGTGAGCTGA
- a CDS encoding polysaccharide biosynthesis/export family protein, whose translation MKTVPFQWARPVAILAAVSLAASCGLPQVGPNKRQIYAGSVQKEGDAFIVSVNDRVTRATAVVPALGFSDSFRSAGRLTSDVIRPGDVLGLTVWENVDDGLLAAETTNATVLEEVQVDSAGFIFVPYAGRLRASGNTPDQLRRTITKKLEDQTPDPQVQVRRLAGDGATVSLTGAVGGQGVYPIERPTRTLATMLARAGGVAIEPENAQITVIRGAERGTIWFQDLFKHPELDIALRGGDKILVEEDSRSFTALGATSAQARVPFESQNLSALEAIAQVGGLVSTASDPTGVFVLRNEPAEIANQVLGRNDLIGAQRLVYVLNLTKPNGLFVARDFVIRDSDTLYVTEAPYAQWTKTISLLASPLAPIASVESLASGG comes from the coding sequence GTGAAAACCGTTCCCTTTCAATGGGCGCGACCGGTTGCGATTCTGGCCGCAGTCTCGCTGGCAGCATCCTGTGGCCTTCCCCAGGTCGGCCCGAACAAGCGTCAGATCTACGCCGGTTCCGTGCAAAAAGAAGGCGATGCCTTCATCGTCTCGGTCAATGACCGTGTCACCCGTGCCACCGCTGTTGTGCCCGCGCTTGGATTTTCCGACAGTTTCCGCAGCGCCGGTCGGCTGACCTCCGATGTGATCCGCCCCGGCGATGTTCTTGGCCTTACGGTTTGGGAAAACGTCGACGACGGGTTGCTGGCAGCTGAAACAACCAATGCCACCGTTCTGGAAGAGGTGCAGGTCGATAGTGCTGGCTTCATCTTCGTGCCCTATGCCGGGCGGCTGCGCGCCTCGGGGAATACGCCGGATCAGCTGCGCCGCACCATCACCAAGAAACTGGAAGACCAGACCCCGGACCCGCAGGTTCAGGTGCGCCGCCTTGCGGGCGATGGCGCAACTGTCAGCCTGACCGGGGCGGTAGGTGGACAGGGGGTCTACCCGATTGAACGCCCCACCCGGACGTTGGCGACGATGCTGGCCCGTGCTGGCGGCGTTGCGATTGAGCCTGAAAACGCTCAGATCACCGTCATTCGCGGCGCCGAGCGTGGCACGATCTGGTTCCAGGATCTCTTCAAACATCCAGAGCTGGACATTGCCCTGCGCGGCGGTGACAAAATCCTGGTAGAAGAGGACAGCCGGTCCTTCACCGCACTGGGCGCCACCAGCGCGCAGGCCCGCGTCCCGTTCGAAAGCCAGAACCTCTCCGCGCTTGAAGCGATCGCGCAGGTCGGCGGTCTGGTCTCTACCGCATCGGACCCTACTGGCGTCTTTGTCCTGCGCAATGAACCTGCGGAAATCGCCAATCAGGTCTTGGGGCGCAACGATCTGATCGGCGCGCAGCGGTTGGTCTATGTGCTGAACCTGACCAAACCCAACGGACTGTTTGTGGCGCGCGACTTCGTGATCCGCGATTCCGATACGCTCTACGTTACAGAGGCGCCCTACGCCCAGTGGACCAAGACGATTTCCCTGCTGGCCAGCCCCCTGGCCCCCATCGCCAGCGTCGAAAGTTTGGCCAGCGGCGGCTGA
- a CDS encoding capsular polysaccharide biosynthesis protein, whose translation MTGQYPTTKAGGARSRLFYYNAGFLRQKRLRRILSLAGYDLRLGKPTADDLVAVWGNADTAHRGQAVAEAQGCELLRVEDAFLRSIHPGRAGEPPLGLLLDRSGLHFDPATPSDLEQLLASHPLDDSALMRRARRAIARLQDAHLSKYNAYSPQAPVPDPGYVLVIDQARGDASVRASTPFEGTDHARFQEMLYYAQDEHPGARTIIKSHPEDRAGHRPGYYSAADAQGRVEILDAPVSPWALLEGAIAVYTVSSQMGFEAILCGHKPRIFGQPFYAGWGLSEDEFPVTRRQRRLTRAQLFAAAMILYPKWYSPHHDRLCELEEVIDALEAETRAWQQDRAGWIASGMRLWKRHPLQNFFGRYRRLRFSNSAKTAKSSGRNWMIWAGRTSTGQSPGAHRVEDGFLRSRGLGADLIPPLSLVVDRQGIYYDPHQPSDLEDLIAARTMLTPEQQQRAEDLTQRLVQDSLSKYNLGGTVPDLPEGHRVLVVGQVADDASVRLGCEKIATNADLLRAARKANPGAVLIYKPHPDVEAGLRDGSIAAEQLADVVVPDSDPMALLDMVHEVWTMTSLMGFEALLRGVKVTTVGAPFYAGWGLTTDLGAVPVARRRARPALMGLVHAALIDYPRYVDPVSGLPCQVELVVERLAKGDIPAPGTANRTLAKLQGLLATYAHLWR comes from the coding sequence ATGACGGGACAATACCCGACAACCAAGGCCGGGGGCGCGCGCTCCCGGCTTTTTTATTACAACGCCGGCTTCCTGCGTCAAAAGCGGCTGCGGCGCATCCTGTCGCTGGCAGGGTATGACCTGCGCCTGGGCAAACCAACCGCCGATGATCTGGTCGCGGTCTGGGGCAATGCAGATACCGCCCATCGCGGCCAGGCTGTGGCAGAGGCGCAGGGCTGTGAGCTGTTGCGGGTCGAGGACGCTTTCCTTCGCTCGATCCATCCCGGCCGCGCGGGGGAGCCGCCATTGGGGCTGTTGCTGGACCGCTCCGGGTTGCATTTTGACCCTGCAACCCCCTCCGATCTGGAGCAGCTGCTGGCCTCGCACCCACTGGATGACAGCGCGTTGATGCGACGCGCCCGCCGCGCCATCGCGCGACTGCAGGACGCCCATCTAAGCAAATACAACGCCTATTCGCCGCAGGCACCGGTCCCCGACCCCGGTTACGTGCTCGTAATTGATCAGGCCCGTGGCGATGCCTCTGTCCGCGCCTCGACTCCGTTTGAAGGCACCGATCACGCTCGGTTTCAGGAGATGCTGTATTACGCCCAGGACGAACATCCCGGCGCCCGCACCATCATCAAATCCCACCCGGAAGACCGCGCAGGCCACCGCCCCGGCTACTACAGCGCAGCAGACGCGCAGGGCCGGGTTGAGATCCTTGACGCGCCGGTGTCGCCCTGGGCGCTGCTGGAGGGCGCAATTGCCGTCTATACTGTATCGTCGCAAATGGGGTTTGAGGCGATCCTTTGCGGCCACAAACCCCGTATCTTTGGCCAGCCTTTCTATGCCGGTTGGGGCCTCAGCGAAGATGAATTCCCCGTCACCCGACGCCAGCGCCGCCTGACCCGGGCTCAACTGTTTGCAGCCGCGATGATCCTGTATCCCAAATGGTACAGCCCACACCACGACCGCCTTTGCGAGCTGGAGGAGGTGATCGACGCGCTGGAGGCAGAGACCCGCGCCTGGCAGCAGGACCGCGCTGGCTGGATTGCCTCTGGCATGCGGCTCTGGAAACGTCACCCGCTACAGAATTTCTTTGGCCGCTACCGGCGCCTGCGGTTCAGCAACAGCGCCAAAACGGCAAAGTCCAGCGGGCGCAACTGGATGATCTGGGCCGGGCGCACCAGCACCGGGCAATCTCCGGGCGCTCATCGTGTCGAGGATGGGTTCCTGCGGTCGCGCGGCTTGGGCGCGGATCTGATCCCGCCGCTGTCACTGGTGGTGGACCGGCAGGGGATCTACTACGACCCCCACCAACCCAGCGATCTGGAGGATCTGATCGCGGCCCGCACCATGCTGACGCCGGAGCAGCAGCAGCGCGCAGAGGACCTGACCCAGCGACTGGTGCAAGACAGCCTGTCGAAATACAACCTTGGCGGCACGGTGCCGGACCTGCCGGAAGGACACCGGGTGCTGGTGGTGGGACAGGTGGCCGATGATGCCTCGGTTCGGCTGGGCTGTGAGAAAATCGCCACCAACGCCGATCTTTTGCGCGCCGCCCGTAAGGCAAACCCAGGCGCGGTGCTGATCTACAAACCCCACCCCGATGTGGAGGCCGGACTGCGTGATGGCAGCATCGCCGCAGAGCAGCTGGCGGATGTGGTGGTTCCAGACAGCGATCCGATGGCGCTGTTGGATATGGTGCATGAGGTCTGGACGATGACGTCGCTCATGGGGTTTGAGGCCCTGCTGCGCGGGGTGAAGGTCACGACGGTTGGCGCGCCCTTCTATGCCGGTTGGGGGTTGACCACGGATCTGGGAGCCGTCCCGGTGGCCCGACGCCGTGCACGCCCCGCGCTGATGGGTCTGGTTCATGCCGCACTCATCGACTATCCGCGCTATGTGGATCCTGTCAGCGGCTTGCCCTGTCAGGTGGAACTGGTGGTCGAGCGTCTGGCCAAAGGGGACATCCCCGCACCCGGCACCGCCAACAGAACCCTTGCCAAGCTTCAGGGCCTGCTGGCCACCTACGCCCACCTGTGGCGCTGA
- the ribD gene encoding bifunctional diaminohydroxyphosphoribosylaminopyrimidine deaminase/5-amino-6-(5-phosphoribosylamino)uracil reductase RibD — translation MSPAERARPEDARFMSLALSLGRRGQGNCWPNPAVGCVIVRDGRIVGRGWTQPGGRPHAEPQALQQAGDLARGATAYVSLEPCSHTGKTPPCAQALIDAGVARVVAAIEDSDPRVSGHGFAMLRDSGISVTTGVCSDAAARDHAGFFLKTEQGRPFVTLKLASSFDGRIATAAGESKWITGAEARRAVHAMRARHDAVMVGGGTARADDPSLTVRDLGVTHQPVRVVISRHLDLPLMGQLARSARDIPVWICHGAGADTERLRAWEGLGAVLLPCAADGLQLDAGDVLQQLGQAGLTRVFCEGGSALAASLLAQDLVDELIGFTAGLGIGGDGLSSIGSLGLDALAEAPRFDLLDVRPVGADIQHRWTRSLR, via the coding sequence GTGAGTCCCGCAGAACGGGCGCGGCCCGAGGATGCGAGGTTCATGTCGCTGGCATTGTCGTTGGGGCGGCGCGGGCAGGGGAATTGCTGGCCGAACCCTGCGGTGGGCTGCGTGATCGTACGCGACGGACGCATTGTTGGCCGCGGATGGACCCAACCGGGTGGGCGTCCCCATGCTGAACCACAGGCGTTGCAGCAGGCCGGAGACTTGGCGCGCGGTGCAACGGCTTATGTCTCGCTTGAACCTTGCTCTCACACCGGCAAGACACCGCCCTGCGCGCAGGCCTTGATCGACGCGGGTGTGGCGCGTGTCGTCGCCGCGATTGAGGATAGCGATCCGCGTGTCTCAGGCCATGGGTTTGCGATGTTGCGTGACTCAGGGATCTCGGTCACCACCGGGGTGTGTTCCGATGCGGCAGCGCGGGATCATGCCGGGTTCTTCCTGAAGACTGAACAGGGGCGTCCCTTTGTGACCCTGAAACTGGCAAGCAGTTTCGACGGGCGCATTGCCACCGCTGCAGGTGAAAGCAAATGGATCACGGGGGCGGAGGCGCGGCGGGCCGTACATGCCATGCGGGCGCGCCACGATGCGGTGATGGTGGGCGGCGGCACCGCGCGGGCAGATGATCCCTCGTTGACTGTACGGGACCTTGGCGTGACCCATCAGCCGGTGCGAGTGGTGATCTCACGCCATCTGGATCTGCCATTGATGGGACAGTTGGCGCGCAGCGCGCGCGACATTCCGGTCTGGATCTGCCACGGTGCCGGGGCCGACACCGAACGCCTGCGCGCCTGGGAAGGGTTGGGGGCGGTCTTGCTGCCCTGCGCGGCGGATGGGTTGCAACTGGACGCGGGCGACGTGTTGCAGCAACTGGGGCAGGCGGGGCTGACACGGGTCTTCTGCGAGGGGGGCAGTGCGCTTGCGGCCTCGCTTCTGGCGCAGGATTTGGTGGATGAGCTGATCGGGTTCACCGCAGGATTGGGTATCGGCGGCGATGGCTTGTCTTCGATCGGCAGTCTCGGGCTGGACGCATTGGCCGAGGCGCCGCGCTTTGATTTGCTTGATGTTCGACCGGTTGGGGCTGATATCCAACACCGCTGGACGCGCTCCCTGCGTTAG